Genomic window (Streptomyces liliiviolaceus):
GCGGTGCCGCCGCCCTCGCCGCCGCGAAGACCCAGATGGGCAAGCCGTACGTGTCCGGTGGCAGCGGCCCCAACTCGTACGACTGCTCCGGTCTGACGCAGTGGGCTTACAACCAGGCCGGCCAGTCCATAACCCGGACCACCTACACGCAGCAGAACGACGGCGTGAAGATCGGCCGCGGCGAGCTCAAGCCCGGCGACCTCGTCTTCTTCAACAGCCTCGCGCACGTAGGCCTGTACGCCGGCAACGGTGTGGTCCTGCACGCGCCGAAGCCCGGCGCCGTCGTCCGGCTGGAGTCGATGAGCACGATCGGCTCCTTCCAGTTCGGTGTCCGCGTCTGATCCCAGCGCCTCGGGACTTTCCCGCAGGCAGGTCGCCACGCCGCCCGAACGGGCGAATTCCGGTGACGCCCGCTGACCCCACGCCCCGCCCATGACCTGCGTCTGAGGCGGGGCGTCGCGTTGTGTACACGTATGGGTCTTTGGCCACCGCGTAGTCGCACGACTACTGTCTGGCGCGTTTCCCCCAACTCCGGGGGTCCGTCAGCGGAAGGGAGTGCGGCTTCCTGTGGGGTCCCATCGCCGCCTTGCACCGTCCGGCTTCGACCGGGGCGCCCGAGGCGCCACCCTGTGCGTACTGACCGTCGCCGCCGCGGCCCTCGGCGTCCTGCCGGCCGGCGCCGCGCCGCAGGACGACAACCGCGCGGAGGTGGACCGCCTGTACGAGGAGGCGGAGCACGCCACCGAGTCGTACAACAAGGCCGACGAGCGCGCCGATCTCCTGCGCGACGAGGTGGACAGGGCGCAGGACCGGATCGCCCGACAGCAGGACCGCATCAACACCATGCGGGACGCGCTCGGTTCGCTCGCCGGGGCCCAGTACCGCTCCGGCGGCCTCGACCCCTCGCTGGCGCTGATGTTCGCCGACGACCCCGACGAGTACCTGGACAAGGCCGCCGCGCTCGACCGGATCAGCGCCCGCCAGGCCGGGGAACTGAAGGAACTGCAGACAGCCATGCGCGACCTCGCCCAGGAACGTGCGGAGACGACGAGCAAGCTCGACGAACTGGACCGCAGCCGCGAGGCCGTCGCCCGGCACAAACGCACCGTCGAGCGGAAGCTGTCCAAGGCACGGCAACTGCTCAACTCGATGCCGGACGCCGACCGCGCCGCCTACGACCGGGCCTCCCGCTCCGGCCGGGCCCCCGACCTCACCGGCGCCGTCCCGTCCTCCGGGCGCGCTGCCGCCGCCGTCGCCGCGGCCCGCTCCGCGGTCGGCCGCCCGTACATCTGGGGCGCCAACGGGCCCTCCGGCTTCGACTGTTCGGGCCTCACCCAGTGGTCGTACGCGCAGGCCGGTGTCGGTCTGCCGCGCACCTCGCAGGCCCAGGCGCACGCCGGACGGCAGGTGCCGCTCTCCCAGGCGCAGCCCGGTGACATCGTCACCTACCGGGACGACGCCAGCCACGTCGGCATGTACGTGGGCAACGGCCAGGTGGTCCACGCGCCCTACCCGGGCGCCGCGGTCCGCTACGACCCGGTGGGCATGATGCCCGTCTCGGCCGTGACGCGCCCCTGACCCGTCGCACCCCGCGCCGTACGATCAGGATCGTGGCTGGTCGTGGACGTGCGCCGAAGAGGGTCATGGGGCTGTTGCTGGCGGGCCTGACGGGTCTGGCGGGGCTGACGGGACTGGTCGGCTGCGGCGGCTCCGCCGGGACCGACGCCGCGTCCGCCGAGGTCCGCCAGGTGCTGGACCGGCGGGCGGCGGCGGTGCGCGACGGCAGCGAGAAGGCCTTCGTGGCGACGGCGCCGCCCGGCTCCGTCGCCGCCGCCGAACGGGCCGGGGCGCGCACGGAGTTCAGGAACCTGCGCGCGGTCCCGCTGACCGACTGGTCGTACCGCGTGACCGGCTTGCACCGCTCGGGCGACCGCGCCACGGCCGACGCGGAGCTGCGCTACCGCATCGACGGCTACGACCGGGCGCCCGTCGTCACCCCGCGCACGCTGAGCCTCGTCCGCGCCGGGGGACGCTGGTACGTGAGCGCCGACCGGCCCGCGGGCGACGCGAGCCGGCAACTGTGGGAGCAGGGGCCCGTGCTGGCCGTACGCGGCGAGCACAGCCTCGTCCTGGGGGTCGGGCAGTCCCGCGGCACGCTGCGCGGTTACGCGGACCTCGCCGACCGCGCGGTGCCCGCGGTACGGGAGGCGTGGGGCGGGAAGTGGCCGGGGAAGGTCGTCGTCCTCGTACCGAAGTCGCTGGAGGGCATGGCGGAGCTGCTGGGGGCGCCCGCGTCCGGGTACCGGGGGATCGCCGCGGTCACCACGGGCGAGGCGGGCGGTTCCGGCAAGGCGCCCGCCGACCGGATCATCGTGAACCCGGACGCGTACGGGGTGCTGGGTTCCTTCGGGCGGCAGGTCGTGCTCACGCACGAGACGACCCATGTCGCGACCCGCGCCTCGACCTCGGCGGCGACCCCGCTGTGGCTGTCGGAGGGGTACGCGGACTGGGTCGGCTATCTGGGCACCGGGCGCACCGCGCCACAGGTCGCGCCCGAGCTGACGCGCGCGGTGCTGGACGGACGGGTGCCGGACGCGCTGCCGAAGGACGGGGACTTCGGGTTCGGCGGGGACGCGGCGAAGCTGGCGCGGGCGTACGAGAGCGGGTGGCTGGCCTGCCGGATGATCGCCGAGCGGTGGGGCGAGGTGCGGCTGGGGGAGTTCTACC
Coding sequences:
- a CDS encoding C40 family peptidase — encoded protein: MGSHRRLAPSGFDRGARGATLCVLTVAAAALGVLPAGAAPQDDNRAEVDRLYEEAEHATESYNKADERADLLRDEVDRAQDRIARQQDRINTMRDALGSLAGAQYRSGGLDPSLALMFADDPDEYLDKAAALDRISARQAGELKELQTAMRDLAQERAETTSKLDELDRSREAVARHKRTVERKLSKARQLLNSMPDADRAAYDRASRSGRAPDLTGAVPSSGRAAAAVAAARSAVGRPYIWGANGPSGFDCSGLTQWSYAQAGVGLPRTSQAQAHAGRQVPLSQAQPGDIVTYRDDASHVGMYVGNGQVVHAPYPGAAVRYDPVGMMPVSAVTRP